The proteins below are encoded in one region of Clostridium estertheticum:
- a CDS encoding Asp23/Gls24 family envelope stress response protein has product MIGNITNENGIIYYSEEALANIVGISTTECYGVVGMALKNAKDGFWQLIKSDGLNKGVKINSKENKLFIELYIIVEYGTKISIIANNIIQKIRYNVENYTGLKVAEITVNVQGVRV; this is encoded by the coding sequence ATGATAGGTAACATTACAAACGAGAATGGTATTATATATTATTCAGAGGAAGCGTTAGCTAATATAGTTGGCATTTCTACAACGGAGTGTTATGGAGTTGTGGGCATGGCTCTTAAAAATGCCAAGGATGGATTTTGGCAATTAATTAAAAGTGATGGTTTAAATAAAGGAGTTAAAATTAATTCTAAAGAAAACAAACTATTTATCGAATTATATATAATTGTTGAATATGGAACAAAAATTTCAATAATAGCAAATAATATAATTCAAAAAATAAGATATAACGTTGAAAATTATACAGGATTAAAAGTTGCGGAAATAACTGTAAACGTACAAGGTGTAAGGGTTTAA
- the rpe gene encoding ribulose-phosphate 3-epimerase, producing the protein MIKIAPSILSADFSRLGEHIKQLDECGADMIHIDVMDGMFVPNISFGTPIIKSIRKLTRIPFDVHLMIEEPSRYVEEFVHSGADIITVHYETDRHIDRTINYIKSLGVKVGVALNPATPVSLIKHLISNVDMVLIMTVNPGFGGQKFIEYCSDKVKEVRELSNIYNKDIMIQVDGGIDESNIHGVVSSGANVIVAGSAVFKNDDIEKNIKKLRAGI; encoded by the coding sequence ATGATAAAAATAGCACCATCAATACTGTCAGCAGATTTTTCAAGGCTAGGAGAACATATTAAGCAATTAGATGAATGTGGTGCTGATATGATTCATATTGATGTAATGGATGGTATGTTTGTACCTAACATTTCTTTTGGTACTCCAATTATTAAGAGTATTAGAAAACTAACAAGGATACCATTTGATGTACATCTTATGATAGAAGAACCATCTAGATATGTAGAAGAATTTGTACATTCGGGTGCTGATATCATAACTGTTCATTATGAAACCGATAGGCATATTGATAGAACTATTAACTATATAAAAAGTCTTGGGGTTAAAGTAGGAGTTGCATTAAACCCTGCCACTCCTGTATCTTTAATAAAGCATTTGATAAGTAATGTTGATATGGTGCTTATTATGACAGTGAACCCGGGATTCGGAGGACAGAAATTTATTGAATACTGCTCGGATAAAGTTAAAGAAGTTAGAGAACTTTCAAATATTTACAATAAAGATATTATGATTCAAGTGGACGGCGGAATTGACGAATCTAATATTCATGGTGTTGTGAGTAGTGGTGCTAATGTCATTGTAGCTGGATCGGCTGTATTTAAAAATGATGATATTGAAAAAAATATAAAAAAATTAAGAGCTGGAATTTAA
- a CDS encoding DAK2 domain-containing protein — MEYLKINGHHFRNMVINASNRLEDEKEYVNSLNVFPVPDGDTGTNMSMTFKAAVQEIESIQTESIAEIAKILARGALMGARGNSGVILSQIFRGIAKGLEGITEATSEEFAKSILEGSKFAYKAVMRPTEGTILTIIKTAGESAVNSETSDIVELMNEVCKHSEIMLNKTPDMLAALKEAKVVDAGGMGLLILFKGMKEAISNNIEAVIYNTNKKSTKKEAIVSSAVEVPIEIKFGYCTELLIIAKDVDTNKLKEYLEKIGDSMVVVLQDEFLKIHIHTNDPGLVLSKAVTLGELSKVKIENMREQHRNLLGITDEKLEKFLEKDITKSDLIENKKYGFISVALGEGIKNIFEDLGVDVVIEGGQTMNPSIQDIIDSISKINAENIFVLPNNKNILMAAIQAAELSDKNIVVIPSKTIPQGITAVTMFNPDVSVEENEKKLKEVIKNVATASVTYAVKDTESDGKIIKQGNILGLVEQKICEVGTDMYKVCADIIGSMVNDNSELITIFYGEDCVLTEVEKLISKLEHKYPNLDIQQYNGKQPLYYFIASVE, encoded by the coding sequence GTGGAATACTTAAAGATTAATGGACATCATTTCCGAAATATGGTAATTAACGCATCAAATAGGTTGGAAGATGAGAAAGAATATGTGAATTCGTTAAATGTATTTCCAGTTCCAGATGGAGATACAGGTACTAATATGTCAATGACATTTAAAGCAGCAGTGCAAGAAATTGAAAGCATACAAACTGAATCTATTGCTGAGATAGCTAAAATACTAGCTAGAGGCGCGCTTATGGGCGCAAGAGGTAATTCGGGAGTAATATTATCACAAATATTTAGAGGCATTGCAAAGGGCCTAGAAGGCATAACAGAAGCTACATCTGAAGAATTTGCTAAAAGTATTTTGGAAGGATCAAAGTTTGCATATAAAGCTGTTATGAGGCCTACTGAAGGAACTATCTTAACTATTATTAAAACCGCGGGTGAAAGTGCAGTTAATAGTGAGACTTCAGATATTGTAGAACTTATGAATGAGGTTTGCAAGCATAGTGAAATAATGCTAAACAAAACTCCAGATATGCTTGCAGCATTAAAAGAAGCAAAAGTAGTAGATGCAGGTGGTATGGGTCTTCTTATATTGTTTAAAGGGATGAAGGAAGCTATAAGCAATAACATCGAGGCTGTAATTTATAATACAAACAAAAAAAGTACTAAAAAAGAAGCTATTGTATCTTCGGCTGTAGAAGTTCCTATAGAAATAAAGTTTGGGTATTGTACTGAATTATTAATTATAGCGAAAGATGTTGATACCAATAAATTAAAAGAGTATTTAGAAAAAATTGGAGACTCGATGGTCGTAGTTTTACAAGATGAGTTTTTGAAAATTCACATACATACAAATGATCCAGGGCTTGTGCTTTCAAAAGCAGTAACACTAGGGGAACTGTCTAAGGTTAAAATTGAAAATATGAGAGAGCAACATAGAAACTTATTAGGCATAACTGATGAGAAATTAGAAAAATTTTTAGAAAAAGATATAACAAAATCAGATTTAATAGAAAATAAAAAATATGGGTTTATATCTGTTGCGCTTGGAGAAGGAATAAAAAATATTTTTGAGGATTTAGGTGTGGATGTTGTAATAGAAGGCGGACAAACTATGAATCCGAGTATACAGGATATAATAGATAGCATAAGTAAAATTAATGCTGAAAATATATTCGTATTACCTAACAATAAAAATATACTTATGGCAGCGATTCAAGCGGCTGAATTGTCAGATAAAAATATAGTGGTCATTCCATCTAAAACTATCCCACAGGGAATAACTGCTGTAACAATGTTTAATCCAGATGTTAGTGTAGAGGAAAATGAAAAAAAATTGAAAGAAGTTATAAAAAATGTTGCGACTGCTTCTGTAACATATGCAGTTAAAGACACTGAATCTGATGGAAAAATAATAAAACAAGGAAATATTTTAGGATTAGTTGAACAAAAAATTTGTGAGGTTGGAACCGATATGTATAAAGTTTGCGCTGATATTATTGGAAGCATGGTAAATGATAATAGCGAACTTATTACAATTTTTTATGGAGAAGATTGTGTTTTAACCGAAGTAGAAAAGCTTATTTCTAAGTTAGAGCATAAATACCCAAATTTAGACATTCAACAATATAATGGAAAACAACCCTTGTATTATTTTATTGCTTCAGTTGAATAA
- the pknB gene encoding Stk1 family PASTA domain-containing Ser/Thr kinase: MIGTLLGNRYELLEKVGEGGMAIVYKAKCHLLNRFVAVKILKEEFSNNIDFMEKFRKEALSVASLSSNNIVNIYDVGSERDINYIVMEYIKGKTLKEIIVENGSMNTELVLDYGMQIAKALECAHKNNIIHRDIKPHNILVTEDGTVKVTDFGIAKAASSVTITNTSTVMGSAHYFSPEQAKASFVDCRTDIYSFGIVLYEMVTGRVPYDAESPVSVALKHIREKVVPPKEINNKVPENLNKLILKAIEKEPIKRYQTAKEMYLDLQRIQNNSAYTIASNSMDNEYTRVMAPVNMADYEKEEDVVESPEPIVKNENKNKNENKNKKKTIITTLIILLVVICSAVGFVYIKSVINKNAAVEAKILVPKIIGLDKAAAEKLVIAKGLNFVVNKEVTSDEPKGAVTACFPDEGTEVKENSEVRVYVSKGPEGFKMISVKGMDRPSAKASIEEKGLELSNVIEEPSDTVASGIVISQNPDEGSLVQKADKVDLVISTGPKVKVTQVPSLVGKTLDQASTLLQNSNLTLGDKKQIPTNDQSQDGKISSQSIEPNTTVSQGSSVWVGIYTYKAPEKQQVDVPEFKGRTVKDARDLASKNNVNISVSGNDEDIIQTQDKDAGTKVSAGDTITLTSKATTQDPTKMDPATNKNPKTGQ, translated from the coding sequence ATGATAGGAACCCTATTAGGGAATAGATATGAACTCCTTGAAAAAGTTGGAGAGGGTGGAATGGCAATAGTTTATAAAGCTAAGTGCCATTTACTTAATCGTTTTGTTGCTGTAAAAATACTAAAAGAAGAATTCTCAAATAATATAGATTTCATGGAAAAATTTAGAAAAGAGGCATTGTCTGTAGCTAGCCTTTCATCAAATAATATAGTTAATATTTACGATGTTGGAAGTGAAAGGGATATTAACTATATAGTAATGGAATATATAAAAGGAAAAACCCTAAAAGAAATTATAGTTGAAAATGGCAGTATGAATACTGAGTTAGTATTAGACTATGGTATGCAAATAGCAAAAGCACTTGAGTGCGCTCATAAGAATAATATTATACATAGGGATATAAAACCTCATAATATTTTAGTAACTGAAGATGGAACAGTTAAGGTTACAGATTTTGGTATAGCAAAAGCGGCTAGTTCCGTTACTATAACTAACACCAGCACTGTAATGGGGTCAGCACATTATTTTTCGCCAGAACAAGCTAAAGCAAGCTTTGTAGACTGCAGAACAGACATTTATTCCTTTGGAATAGTGCTTTATGAGATGGTTACAGGTAGAGTGCCTTATGATGCGGAAAGTCCAGTATCGGTAGCCTTAAAACATATACGAGAAAAAGTTGTTCCGCCTAAGGAAATAAATAATAAGGTTCCAGAAAACTTGAATAAATTAATACTAAAAGCTATAGAGAAGGAACCTATAAAGAGGTATCAAACTGCTAAAGAAATGTATTTGGATCTTCAGAGAATACAAAATAATAGTGCATATACTATTGCTAGTAATAGCATGGATAATGAGTACACAAGAGTTATGGCACCTGTAAATATGGCTGACTATGAAAAAGAAGAAGACGTGGTTGAAAGTCCAGAGCCAATAGTCAAGAATGAAAATAAAAATAAGAATGAAAATAAAAACAAAAAAAAGACAATAATTACTACTTTAATAATTTTATTAGTTGTTATATGTAGTGCGGTAGGATTCGTATATATAAAATCTGTTATTAACAAGAATGCAGCAGTTGAAGCTAAGATTTTAGTCCCTAAAATAATAGGACTTGATAAGGCCGCTGCAGAAAAATTAGTAATAGCAAAGGGTCTAAATTTTGTAGTTAATAAAGAAGTAACTAGTGACGAACCAAAAGGTGCCGTTACAGCATGTTTTCCTGATGAGGGAACAGAAGTAAAAGAAAATTCAGAAGTAAGAGTTTACGTGAGCAAAGGACCAGAGGGCTTTAAGATGATTTCGGTTAAAGGAATGGATAGACCTTCAGCAAAAGCTAGTATAGAAGAAAAAGGGTTAGAACTTAGTAATGTTATAGAAGAGCCTAGTGATACCGTTGCTAGTGGTATTGTAATAAGTCAAAATCCTGATGAAGGTAGCTTAGTTCAAAAGGCTGATAAAGTAGATTTAGTAATAAGTACGGGACCAAAAGTTAAGGTTACACAGGTTCCAAGTTTAGTTGGGAAAACGCTAGATCAAGCATCGACATTATTGCAAAATAGTAATTTGACATTAGGCGATAAAAAACAAATACCAACTAATGATCAATCACAGGATGGCAAAATTTCAAGTCAAAGTATTGAACCAAATACTACTGTTTCGCAGGGTAGCTCTGTATGGGTTGGCATTTATACGTATAAAGCACCTGAAAAACAGCAAGTTGATGTTCCGGAATTTAAGGGAAGAACTGTTAAAGACGCAAGAGATTTAGCTTCTAAAAACAATGTAAATATATCGGTATCTGGTAATGATGAAGATATAATTCAAACGCAAGATAAGGATGCAGGAACTAAGGTAAGTGCTGGAGATACTATAACTTTAACATCTAAGGCAACGACTCAGGACCCAACTAAAATGGATCCAGCGACAAATAAAAATCCCAAAACTGGTCAGTAA
- the rpmB gene encoding 50S ribosomal protein L28, translated as MSRKCEICDKGVVSGSQYSHSHRESKRKWAPNIQKVKAIVSGTPKSIHVCTRCLRSGKVQRAI; from the coding sequence TTGTCAAGAAAATGCGAAATATGCGATAAAGGTGTTGTTTCAGGTAGCCAATATAGTCACTCACACCGTGAATCAAAAAGAAAATGGGCTCCAAACATTCAAAAAGTTAAAGCTATAGTTAGCGGAACGCCTAAGTCTATACATGTATGTACTAGATGTCTTCGTTCAGGTAAAGTACAACGTGCTATATAA
- the coaD gene encoding pantetheine-phosphate adenylyltransferase, with amino-acid sequence MKKAICPGSFDPITNGHLDIIERASKVFNELIVGVVVNPAKKCLFSVDERVAQIKNVVKNLPNVRVEKFSGLLVNLMNKEDARVIVKGLRSVSDFEYEFQMAAMNNKLDPSKETVFMMTKTEYCYISSTSVKQVVMLGGSIKGLVPEEIIPEIIRKINSK; translated from the coding sequence ATGAAAAAAGCAATTTGCCCTGGAAGTTTTGATCCAATAACAAATGGACATTTAGACATTATTGAGAGGGCGTCAAAAGTATTTAATGAATTGATTGTAGGAGTAGTGGTTAATCCTGCAAAAAAATGTTTGTTTTCGGTAGATGAGAGGGTAGCACAAATAAAAAACGTAGTGAAAAATTTGCCTAATGTACGTGTGGAGAAGTTTAGTGGTTTACTTGTTAACCTTATGAATAAAGAGGATGCTAGGGTTATTGTTAAAGGTCTTAGAAGTGTTTCTGATTTTGAATATGAGTTTCAAATGGCAGCAATGAATAATAAGCTTGATCCAAGTAAGGAGACGGTGTTTATGATGACAAAAACGGAGTACTGTTATATAAGTTCTACGTCAGTTAAACAAGTTGTAATGCTTGGAGGATCTATTAAAGGGTTAGTACCTGAGGAAATTATTCCAGAGATTATTAGGAAAATTAATTCTAAATAG
- the rsgA gene encoding ribosome small subunit-dependent GTPase A — MQGVITKGIGGLYFVKVKDRVIECKARGKFRYTGLSPVIGDKVEIMLETDDTKGVIEKIFTRETEMIRPVVANVTQAFVVFAFKKPDLNMELLNKFLVLCEHYRLKIVLCLNKLDLIEKVDEDLIKELESVGCDIVFLKAKEGEGLGELRAKIKNNISVFCGPSGVGKSTILNSILGREAMKTGDISKKSQKGKHTTRHSELIEYEEGFLLDTPGFSSLSLDFIEKEQLQHCFPEFEKYRYECRFSNCMHYKEPNCGVKEAVEVNEVYRDRYKFYIKTLEEIIARGNRK, encoded by the coding sequence ATGCAGGGAGTAATCACAAAAGGTATAGGTGGTTTATATTTTGTAAAAGTTAAAGATAGGGTAATAGAATGTAAGGCAAGAGGAAAGTTCAGGTACACTGGACTTTCTCCTGTTATTGGTGATAAAGTAGAAATAATGCTAGAGACAGATGATACAAAGGGTGTAATTGAAAAGATTTTTACAAGGGAAACAGAGATGATACGCCCAGTAGTTGCTAATGTTACTCAGGCATTTGTAGTTTTTGCATTTAAGAAACCCGATTTAAATATGGAACTTCTAAATAAATTTTTAGTGCTTTGCGAGCATTATAGACTAAAAATAGTTCTTTGCTTAAACAAGTTGGATTTAATTGAAAAAGTTGATGAAGACCTTATAAAAGAATTGGAAAGTGTTGGATGTGATATAGTATTTTTAAAAGCAAAAGAGGGAGAGGGCCTTGGCGAGCTAAGGGCGAAGATAAAAAATAATATATCTGTTTTTTGTGGACCGTCTGGAGTCGGAAAGTCAACTATACTTAATAGCATACTTGGAAGAGAAGCTATGAAAACTGGAGACATAAGTAAAAAATCGCAAAAAGGTAAGCACACCACACGTCATAGTGAACTTATTGAGTATGAGGAAGGATTTTTATTAGATACTCCAGGGTTTTCATCATTAAGTTTAGATTTTATAGAGAAAGAACAATTACAGCATTGTTTTCCTGAATTTGAAAAATATAGATACGAATGTAGGTTTTCTAATTGTATGCATTACAAGGAACCTAATTGTGGAGTTAAGGAAGCTGTAGAGGTTAATGAAGTTTACAGAGATAGATATAAATTTTATATAAAAACTTTAGAGGAAATTATTGCTAGGGGGAATAGAAAATGA
- the recG gene encoding ATP-dependent DNA helicase RecG — MDTYSDIKYIKGVGPKMADSLNKCGIFNVLDLLLYFPRDYENVSVHKNILECEKTEKVIIECTVLSILGDIRLKNNKTLSTIIFCQGDNEFKGKWFNQTYAKNSFKISSKYLITGKVDKFKEEITIINPKIVKNTSMDENEIIATYPLKNNITNNFFNKIISDVLCNIAITENLPKGIIEKYSFCSLNDAIRSIHSPKSLEFLNEAKRRLKFQELFTYSLKILMLKEFIKSHNNGIQFKMAKELTTLKAMLPYNLTRAQSKVVREILIDQKKDIAMNRLLQGDVGSGKTIVAIITMFNVVKNGYQTAMMAPTEILAKQHYEEIKNILKDFSLNIQILSGSTTAKNKQLIKQDLKDGTIDIIVGTHALIEDNVEFENLGMIVTDEQHRFGVSQRNKFSNKEKNIDILVMTATPIPRTLSLYLYGDLDVSIIDELPPGRQKIDTSYENMDNSSKVYEFALEQINKGRQVYIVCPLVEENEEMKLSSVEMLYEKLKREQFKYIELGMVYGKMPSKLKNEIMDKFKAGEIKALVSTTVIEVGVNVPNATVMIIENAERFGLAQLHQLRGRVGRGEHKSYCILLANIKNNIVRRRLGILIKSNDGFFIAEEDLKIRGAGELFGIRQHGESGLILSDVIEDISILKLANSEAKRLIQSDNACDVMVKNEILQKIEQTSSYICFN; from the coding sequence ATGGATACTTATAGCGATATAAAATATATAAAAGGTGTTGGCCCTAAAATGGCAGATAGTTTGAATAAGTGTGGGATTTTTAATGTGTTAGATTTGTTATTATATTTTCCGCGAGATTATGAGAATGTATCAGTTCATAAAAACATCTTAGAATGTGAAAAAACTGAGAAAGTAATTATTGAGTGCACTGTTTTAAGTATATTAGGAGACATTAGGCTAAAAAATAACAAAACTCTTTCTACCATAATTTTCTGTCAAGGAGATAATGAATTTAAAGGTAAGTGGTTTAATCAAACTTATGCAAAAAATAGTTTCAAAATCTCTAGCAAGTACCTTATCACAGGTAAAGTGGATAAATTTAAGGAAGAAATCACAATTATTAATCCTAAAATAGTAAAAAATACATCAATGGATGAAAATGAAATTATTGCTACATATCCTCTTAAAAATAATATTACAAATAATTTCTTTAATAAGATTATTTCTGATGTACTCTGTAATATTGCAATAACAGAGAATTTGCCAAAAGGTATAATAGAAAAATATTCTTTTTGCTCTTTAAATGATGCAATTCGGAGTATTCATAGTCCTAAAAGCTTAGAATTCCTTAATGAAGCCAAAAGAAGACTTAAATTTCAAGAGCTTTTTACATATTCATTAAAAATATTAATGTTAAAAGAGTTTATAAAATCTCATAATAATGGTATTCAATTTAAGATGGCAAAGGAACTTACAACTTTAAAGGCGATGCTTCCTTATAATCTTACAAGGGCACAAAGCAAAGTTGTAAGAGAAATTTTAATAGATCAAAAGAAGGATATTGCTATGAATCGCTTGCTACAGGGGGATGTTGGAAGTGGTAAAACTATAGTTGCTATTATTACTATGTTTAATGTTGTAAAAAATGGTTATCAAACAGCTATGATGGCACCAACTGAGATTTTAGCAAAGCAACATTATGAAGAAATCAAAAATATACTAAAGGATTTTTCATTAAATATACAAATATTAAGTGGAAGTACAACTGCTAAAAACAAACAATTAATTAAACAAGATTTAAAAGATGGAACTATTGATATTATAGTTGGGACTCATGCACTTATTGAGGATAATGTGGAATTTGAAAATTTAGGCATGATTGTTACTGATGAGCAACATCGTTTTGGAGTATCGCAAAGAAATAAATTTTCTAATAAGGAAAAAAATATAGATATTCTTGTAATGACAGCTACTCCTATTCCCAGAACGCTATCTTTATATTTATATGGTGATTTAGATGTATCTATTATCGATGAATTGCCACCAGGTAGGCAGAAAATTGATACATCTTATGAGAATATGGATAATAGTTCTAAAGTGTATGAATTTGCTTTAGAACAAATTAATAAGGGAAGGCAAGTCTATATAGTTTGTCCACTTGTTGAGGAAAATGAAGAAATGAAGTTAAGCTCTGTTGAGATGCTTTATGAAAAATTAAAAAGAGAGCAATTTAAATATATAGAATTAGGAATGGTATACGGCAAAATGCCTAGCAAACTTAAAAATGAAATTATGGATAAATTTAAAGCAGGGGAAATTAAGGCTTTGGTTTCAACTACAGTAATTGAAGTTGGTGTAAATGTACCAAACGCTACGGTTATGATAATTGAAAATGCAGAAAGATTTGGACTTGCACAGCTTCATCAACTTAGAGGAAGAGTAGGAAGAGGTGAACATAAATCCTATTGCATACTATTAGCAAATATCAAAAACAATATAGTAAGAAGAAGACTTGGAATACTTATAAAAAGTAATGATGGCTTTTTTATTGCAGAAGAAGATTTAAAAATTAGGGGTGCAGGAGAATTATTTGGCATAAGACAGCATGGCGAATCAGGTTTAATTTTATCAGATGTAATTGAAGATATCAGTATTTTAAAACTCGCAAATAGTGAAGCGAAGAGGTTGATACAAAGTGATAATGCATGCGATGTTATGGTGAAAAATGAGATATTACAAAAAATTGAGCAAACTTCTAGCTATATTTGCTTTAATTAG
- the rsmD gene encoding 16S rRNA (guanine(966)-N(2))-methyltransferase RsmD: MRIISGSARGRKLLSPVGMGTRPTLDRIKEAIFNIIQNRVRDAVVVDMFSGTGSLGLEAASRGAAKCYLIDMGDTTFEMLQSNVDNLKFNDICKCLKGDTYKYMEQFANEGIVFDLIFIDPPYAKDMIPPAIEIISSNSLLSKEGLIVCKIDSSEEIYEGNGIIHLSDSRKYGNTTVLFYKYKETNN, from the coding sequence ATGAGAATTATATCGGGAAGTGCAAGAGGGAGAAAGTTATTGTCACCTGTTGGGATGGGAACGAGGCCAACATTAGATAGAATAAAAGAAGCTATATTTAATATAATTCAAAATAGAGTACGTGATGCTGTAGTTGTGGATATGTTCTCAGGTACAGGTAGCTTAGGACTCGAGGCAGCAAGTAGGGGAGCAGCTAAATGTTACCTTATTGATATGGGTGATACTACCTTTGAAATGTTACAAAGTAATGTAGATAATTTAAAGTTTAATGATATATGTAAATGCTTAAAAGGTGATACGTATAAATACATGGAGCAGTTTGCAAATGAAGGGATTGTGTTTGATTTGATTTTTATAGATCCACCATATGCAAAAGATATGATTCCACCTGCTATTGAAATAATTTCTAGCAATAGTCTTTTGAGTAAAGAGGGGCTTATAGTCTGCAAAATAGATTCATCTGAAGAAATATATGAAGGCAATGGTATTATTCATTTGTCTGATTCAAGAAAATATGGAAACACTACTGTATTGTTTTATAAATATAAGGAAACTAATAATTAA
- a CDS encoding ATPase translates to MDVIKLLEYLQGIIESSSKIPVTGKAVINKREILDIVDQIINHLPDEFKKAQWVCDEKERILVDARKQAKIFEEETVDKIRRRVEKQDLVKEALNRSEEIIASAQRDAKIMRLGAKDYADEILSQLDKEIELKGQKMLHEIKGDVQDFLILMQGEVTNTTTSIRENVKELRSMK, encoded by the coding sequence ATGGATGTTATAAAGCTTTTAGAATATCTTCAAGGAATTATTGAGAGTTCGTCTAAAATACCTGTTACAGGTAAAGCAGTTATAAATAAGAGAGAAATATTAGATATAGTTGACCAAATTATAAATCACTTGCCAGATGAATTTAAGAAGGCACAGTGGGTTTGCGATGAAAAAGAACGAATCTTAGTTGATGCAAGAAAACAAGCTAAGATTTTTGAGGAAGAGACAGTTGACAAAATAAGAAGAAGAGTTGAAAAACAAGACCTAGTTAAAGAGGCATTAAATCGATCTGAAGAAATTATAGCCTCAGCTCAGAGAGATGCTAAAATTATGAGACTCGGAGCTAAGGATTATGCAGATGAAATATTATCCCAATTGGATAAAGAAATCGAATTAAAAGGACAGAAAATGCTTCATGAAATTAAAGGTGATGTTCAAGACTTCTTAATACTTATGCAGGGAGAAGTTACAAATACTACAACATCAATAAGGGAAAATGTAAAAGAATTAAGAAGTATGAAATAA
- a CDS encoding thiamine diphosphokinase, producing the protein MKVIIISGGAPPSKKLLIKEMTKDIFLIAADSGANCLYHYNIKPDLLVGDFDSIDKEILGYYKKNKCIIDIYPTEKDFTDTEIAVRKAIGMKPSEIVLLGCTGSRIDHLLGNIGMLKICLENKVNASIKDDNNIITLVNDSTLLNGIVGKIFSVQSYGDEIIGLTIEGAKYPLYNYNLKIGESISISNEFACPQVKLKFKTGTLMIILSKD; encoded by the coding sequence ATGAAAGTTATAATAATATCTGGAGGGGCACCTCCCTCAAAGAAATTACTCATAAAGGAAATGACAAAGGACATATTTTTAATTGCAGCTGACAGTGGTGCTAATTGTTTATATCACTATAATATTAAACCAGATTTACTTGTAGGAGATTTTGATAGCATAGATAAAGAAATATTGGGTTATTATAAAAAAAACAAATGTATCATAGATATTTATCCGACAGAAAAGGATTTTACTGATACTGAAATTGCAGTTAGGAAGGCTATAGGTATGAAGCCGAGTGAAATAGTGCTTTTAGGATGCACAGGCAGTAGAATTGATCACCTGCTTGGTAATATTGGGATGCTTAAGATTTGCTTAGAAAACAAGGTTAATGCAAGCATTAAGGATGATAATAATATTATTACGTTAGTTAATGATTCAACACTATTAAATGGCATCGTAGGTAAGATATTTTCAGTACAATCTTATGGTGATGAAATAATCGGATTAACGATTGAAGGAGCGAAGTATCCTTTATATAATTACAATTTAAAGATTGGGGAAAGTATAAGTATTTCAAATGAGTTTGCATGTCCTCAAGTTAAACTGAAATTTAAAACTGGAACGCTGATGATAATACTATCAAAAGATTAA